From Chlamydia avium 10DC88:
GAGTTGAAAGATATCATCAGAATATAGGAATGGGCGTACGCCATCATGGATAAGTACCCAAGGGTGAGAAACTTTTTTTAATCCAGAGAGGACGGAATCTTGTCTTTGGATCCCTGCGGGCGCCAATTTTATCGGATAGGAAGAGAAAATTTCATAATAGTCGGGGTGACTGACGACGATGATTTCTGAAATTTCTTTGATGCGTAAGGCTGCGTCCAGAGCATGAAGAACCAGAGGTTTCCCGTGTAGAGGGAGATACTGTTTGGGTAGGAAAGACTTAAAACGTTTCCCTTTTCCTCCGCTAAGTAAAACTAACGAGCAGTTAGTGTTCATAGATACACCTAAGTAAACAAATTTCTGGAGGAGAAAGAAATCTGAGCCTTTTTAATCCTCCTAAGCCGCGATTTACGTATAATTGTTTTTTCCCTTCAGAGAGAAGAAAGAGCCCACGTACTAAATGAGGATTTTCTAATCCCGAAATTTTGCTTAACGTTTTATTGGCAATTTTTGGCCAGGGGAACCAGATTTGCGATCCGTGAGTGTGTCCTGAAAAAATAAAATCTCCTGGATAGTTTTCTAGTGAGTATGCAGTATCTGGGTTATGCGAGAGGATGATACCCGGTAATGTGGGATTGTAATTAGTAAAAGCGTGTTGAGGATGAAATTGTTTGGTAAAGAGGTCTCCTAATCCCACAATATTGATCATATCAGGGATCTGATAGCTTTCATTGTGCAGAAGACGAACAGGAGTATTTTTCAATAAGTGCATTAACTCTGTGTGTGGAGCTTGTTGTTGTAGTCCTTCGGCAAAACGATAGTGATTCGAACCAAAGAGGCCTTGAGTAATAGAAACATACGCACGTCGTAAAGATTGACTTTTACTTCTGGGGATTATATCAATATTTCCTTGAATGTTTCTAGAAACATATTCTTGGTAATCATGATTTCCTAGGGAGGCATATATTCCTAAAGGGGCATGAAGAGAGTTCAAGAAGGCTTCTAACCGACCACGGTGTTCTAATTGTGAGCGACAAATGAAGTCTCCAGAGAATATAAGGATATCAGGAGAGAGACTTGCTATTTTTTTGGAAATTTTTTTAAGGAACCGGTTAGGCATGCTTTTTTGAAAATGTAAATCAGAAATGTGCACGATGCGCAAACCATGCAAGTAGGCATACTTCTTAGGTAATTTCCAAATGAGGCGCGATATTTTCAATTGATTGGGCTCTATAAAGTTTGCCCAAGAAAAAATAGCTAAAGAAGCTGCTGCCGAGGATAAAACAGTAAATCCCACAATTATACTATAAATAAACATTTTTCCCTCGTCCTAGCTCTAGGACGAGGAGACCGAGAAAGAATTGTTATGCCGATTTTATTTTATGATATGCCTAGAGAGAGCTTTTGTCATTTGAAACATATCTATAGTGCTTGACGAACCAAAAACTTTAGCCAGATTGCTATCTGGGAGGATGTTTCGTTTATTCTTTGGGTCTTGTAGATTGTGTTTTTTAATATATTCCCAGACTTTTTTTACAATTTCAGTTCGGGGCATAGGTCCCTTGCCAACAATAGCTGCCAACTCAGAGGAAATATTGACAGGGTTCATAAAAGCAGAGTTTTTATTTTTTTCACTCATCGACTACTCCTAGTAAAGGTGGAACGAAGAGACCTAAGCTCTTCATCACAACTTTTTTTATCTTTCAAGAAGGTTTATCGTCAAAACAAATTTAGTTTACTGTTTTTCTAGATTTTTTTAGGAAATGTAATCAGGAGGGGGGGATAGATCACTGAGAAGATGATGAAGAAATTGATGCTCTATAGACTCATTGACTTTATTATTTTCCCTTTTCTAGAATCCTAGCAATTACGAGATATTGAGTTTTATAATCATATGCATGACAGTTTAAATAAACGGTTGGAAGCTTTATTTTTAGGTTTAGATTTGACCGGGAGGTTTTTTTGACCTCGAAGGTAAAACTCAAGAATTAACACAACTCGAAAATAAGACTTTGCAGGAAGGATTTTGGCAAGACACCTCTCAAGCCGGAAAAGTTTCTGAACGCATCGCATTTTTAAGACGCCAAATCTTAAATTATCATGAATTGAAACAAAAGATAGAGAACCTGGCTTTTTTCTTAAATGAAGGTGACGACGCTATTTCTGATCCTGAGTTTCGCAAAGATCTAGAAAAAGAATTTACATATTGTGAGCGTATTCTTACTGAATGGGAAACACAACGTCTGTTGGCCGGAGAAGCAGATAAAAACTCTTGTTTTCTTACGATTAATGCAGGCGCGGGTGGTACGGAATCTTGTGATTGGGTAGAGATGCTTTTTCGTATGTATACTCGCTGGGCAGCAAGTCATCAATGGCAAGTGGAAATTGTAGACCGCTTAGATGGGGACGTTGCAGGAATTAAGCATATTACGATTAAAATTTCTGGGGAGTATGCTTACGGGTATGCTAAGGCAGAACGTGGAGTACATCGGTTAGTACGTATTTCACCTTTTGATAGCAATGCAAAGCGACATACAAGTTTTGCTTCTGTTGATGTCTATCCCGAGATTGATGATCAGATAGAGATAGATATTCGTCAGAGTGATTTGCGTATTGATACCTATCGTTCTTCAGGTGCTGGGGGACAACATGTCAATGTGACAGATTCTGCAGTGCGCATTACTCATTTACCTACGGGTATTGTTGTCTCTTGTCAAAGTGAACGTAGCCAGATTCAGAATCGAGAAAGTTGTATGAAAATGCTACGAGCACGCATGTATCAACAGATTCTCCAGGAACGTTTGGAAAAACAGCTTCTTGATAGGAAAAATAAAAAAGAAATTGCTTGGGGCTCGCAAATTCGTAATTATGTTTTCCAGCCCTATACCCTAGTTAAGGATGTACGTACAGGACATGAGACAGGGAACGTACAGGCTATGATGGATGGGGAATTGCTAGATGGTTTCATTAAAGCATATTTAGTGGAGTATGGAGAAGTCTCATGAAGGAAGAAGGTAAAGATACAGGAATTCCTGGGCTAGAAATACGCTATACATTGCCTAGTGATGGAGCTTACATGCAGAAGTGGTTGAATGATCCCAAAATTTTGCGCGGGTTCCCTTTAAAAACAGAAACAGAAATTCGCGATAGTGTAAATTTTTGGGTGGGTTTTTACCGTTATCATAGTAGCTTAACAGCCGTGTATAAGGGAGAAGTCGCTGGAGTCGCTACTCTAATTTTAAATCCTTATATCAAAGTGTCACATCATGCATTAATTTCAATTATTGTAGGGCCACTTTATCGTAATCAGGGTATTGGTACGGCATTATTAAATAATCTATGTCATTTAGCTAAGACGCGTTTTCATTTGGAAATTCTCTATTTAGAAGTCTATGAGGAAAATCGAGCGATTAACTTATATAAGCGCTTTGGATTTGTAGAAGTAGGTAGACAAAAGCGATTTTATAAAGATGAGATTGGTTATCTCGCGAAGATAACTATGGAAAAGAATTTGTAAGAACTGTCTTTTTCTAGGCATTTTCTATGGTATTTGTAAAAACAAGTCGCATTTTAAGGAAGTTTTATCATCAATTCTTGATTTCAATTATCCCTATGGGGAAATCGTTTCATCCTATGA
This genomic window contains:
- the ispD gene encoding 2-C-methyl-D-erythritol 4-phosphate cytidylyltransferase, with the translated sequence MNTNCSLVLLSGGKGKRFKSFLPKQYLPLHGKPLVLHALDAALRIKEISEIIVVSHPDYYEIFSSYPIKLAPAGIQRQDSVLSGLKKVSHPWVLIHDGVRPFLYSDDIFQLLEAVQKTGAAALASDIPYTIKQRDPVQTINRDHLAMIHTPQCLKTSLLLEGLSFANKHNLTLSDDTQAAEILGIPTSLVFTSHPQIKITYPEDLTIAHALL
- the lpxG gene encoding UDP-2,3-diacylglucosamine diphosphatase LpxG; translated protein: MFIYSIIVGFTVLSSAAASLAIFSWANFIEPNQLKISRLIWKLPKKYAYLHGLRIVHISDLHFQKSMPNRFLKKISKKIASLSPDILIFSGDFICRSQLEHRGRLEAFLNSLHAPLGIYASLGNHDYQEYVSRNIQGNIDIIPRSKSQSLRRAYVSITQGLFGSNHYRFAEGLQQQAPHTELMHLLKNTPVRLLHNESYQIPDMINIVGLGDLFTKQFHPQHAFTNYNPTLPGIILSHNPDTAYSLENYPGDFIFSGHTHGSQIWFPWPKIANKTLSKISGLENPHLVRGLFLLSEGKKQLYVNRGLGGLKRLRFLSPPEICLLRCIYEH
- a CDS encoding SWIB/MDM2 domain-containing protein, encoding MSEKNKNSAFMNPVNISSELAAIVGKGPMPRTEIVKKVWEYIKKHNLQDPKNKRNILPDSNLAKVFGSSSTIDMFQMTKALSRHIIK
- the prfB gene encoding peptide chain release factor 2 (programmed frameshift), giving the protein MHDSLNKRLEALFLGLDLTGRFFDLEGKTQELTQLENKTLQEGFWQDTSQAGKVSERIAFLRRQILNYHELKQKIENLAFFLNEGDDAISDPEFRKDLEKEFTYCERILTEWETQRLLAGEADKNSCFLTINAGAGGTESCDWVEMLFRMYTRWAASHQWQVEIVDRLDGDVAGIKHITIKISGEYAYGYAKAERGVHRLVRISPFDSNAKRHTSFASVDVYPEIDDQIEIDIRQSDLRIDTYRSSGAGGQHVNVTDSAVRITHLPTGIVVSCQSERSQIQNRESCMKMLRARMYQQILQERLEKQLLDRKNKKEIAWGSQIRNYVFQPYTLVKDVRTGHETGNVQAMMDGELLDGFIKAYLVEYGEVS
- a CDS encoding GNAT family N-acetyltransferase — its product is MKEEGKDTGIPGLEIRYTLPSDGAYMQKWLNDPKILRGFPLKTETEIRDSVNFWVGFYRYHSSLTAVYKGEVAGVATLILNPYIKVSHHALISIIVGPLYRNQGIGTALLNNLCHLAKTRFHLEILYLEVYEENRAINLYKRFGFVEVGRQKRFYKDEIGYLAKITMEKNL